One genomic window of Kaistia geumhonensis includes the following:
- a CDS encoding serine hydrolase has product MMMKRVGLLATAAFGVALANAGAAEAANVTRAEVEAVLPTFEAMVAKAIADGEVPGLSVAIVAGDEVVYLKGFGSREAGKDAPVGPDTVFQLASFSKPISATVVAAVVGDNQHGIGWDSLISDLDPSFHLKEAWPTANLTVTDLFAHRSGLPGNAGNELEDLGFDRATIMQRLAEVPLAPFRATYSYSNFGITEGADAVAKGEGKDWADLAEERLFKPLGMTQTSARYADFLSRPDRAVLHIGGTGAWKPGPLRKPDAQAPAGGVSSSARDLATWLRLELGNGSLGGKPMIDPAALAATHVPLMERGSNPVTGGASFYGRGWNVEFGRYGVQWGHAGAFSNGARTLVSILPERGIGIVVLTNAFPTGLPEGLADSLFDLVFTGKVGKDWIGAWDNAYAGLFGPAVEAAKARFANPPAEPRPALANAAYLGRYANDYLGNALISEENGSLVLRLGPKGERRFPLVHYDRDLFVMHPAEEMPEMPSAVTFTIGLGGKAEQVTIESLDDLGFGTLKRAE; this is encoded by the coding sequence ATGATGATGAAGCGTGTCGGTCTGCTGGCCACCGCCGCTTTCGGCGTGGCTCTGGCGAATGCGGGCGCGGCCGAAGCCGCCAACGTGACCCGCGCCGAGGTCGAGGCCGTACTCCCGACCTTCGAGGCCATGGTCGCCAAGGCGATCGCCGACGGCGAGGTGCCGGGGCTCTCCGTCGCGATCGTGGCCGGCGACGAGGTCGTCTATCTCAAGGGCTTCGGCTCCCGCGAGGCCGGCAAGGACGCGCCCGTCGGCCCCGATACTGTGTTCCAGCTCGCATCCTTCTCGAAGCCGATCTCGGCAACCGTGGTCGCGGCCGTCGTCGGCGACAATCAGCACGGCATCGGCTGGGATTCGCTCATCTCCGATCTCGACCCGTCCTTCCATCTGAAGGAAGCGTGGCCGACGGCGAACCTCACCGTCACCGACCTCTTCGCCCATCGCAGCGGCCTGCCCGGCAATGCCGGCAACGAACTCGAGGATCTCGGCTTCGACCGCGCGACGATCATGCAGCGTCTCGCCGAGGTGCCGCTCGCGCCCTTCCGCGCCACCTACTCCTATTCGAACTTCGGCATCACCGAAGGCGCCGACGCCGTGGCCAAGGGCGAAGGGAAGGACTGGGCCGACCTCGCGGAGGAGCGGCTCTTCAAGCCGCTCGGCATGACACAGACCAGCGCCCGCTACGCCGATTTCCTGTCGCGTCCCGACCGCGCCGTCCTTCATATCGGCGGCACCGGAGCCTGGAAGCCCGGTCCGCTCAGGAAGCCCGACGCGCAGGCTCCGGCCGGCGGCGTTTCCTCAAGCGCCCGCGACCTCGCGACCTGGCTGCGGCTCGAGCTCGGCAATGGCAGCCTCGGCGGAAAGCCGATGATCGATCCAGCGGCACTCGCCGCGACCCATGTCCCCCTGATGGAGCGCGGCAGCAATCCGGTTACCGGCGGCGCCTCCTTTTATGGGCGCGGCTGGAATGTGGAATTCGGCCGCTACGGCGTGCAATGGGGCCATGCCGGCGCGTTCTCAAACGGCGCGCGGACGCTGGTCAGCATCCTGCCGGAGCGGGGCATCGGCATAGTCGTGCTGACCAACGCCTTCCCAACGGGCCTGCCCGAAGGTCTCGCCGATTCGCTCTTCGACCTCGTCTTCACGGGCAAGGTCGGCAAGGACTGGATCGGCGCCTGGGACAACGCCTATGCCGGCCTGTTCGGACCGGCCGTCGAGGCCGCGAAAGCGCGCTTCGCCAATCCTCCCGCCGAGCCTCGCCCGGCGCTGGCGAATGCCGCCTATCTCGGCCGCTATGCCAACGACTATCTCGGCAACGCTTTGATTTCTGAAGAGAACGGCTCGCTGGTCCTCCGTCTCGGACCGAAGGGCGAACGCCGTTTTCCGCTCGTCCATTACGACCGCGATCTCTTCGTCATGCATCCGGCCGAGGAAATGCCGGAGATGCCGAGCGCCGTCACCTTCACCATCGGTCTCGGCGGCAAGGCGGAGCAGGTGACGATCGAAAGCCTGGACGACCTCGGCTTCGGCACGCTGAAGCGGGCCGAATGA
- a CDS encoding FGGY-family carbohydrate kinase: protein MSLPACTVVLDIGKTNAKLALVDAGSRAIVEIRTTANEVLREGLYPHFDTDRLWSWIVAGLKDYAAKGSIGCISTTTHGAAVAILGPDGLVLPILDYEYTGPDSVAEAYRPLRGAFWETLSPDLPAGLNAGRQIYWLEETFPSAFGRATAILMYPQYWVWRLTGALAAEPTSLGCHSDLWNPEAGTFSRLAEDRGWAKLIPPVTQPWETAGTIRPALAAKTGLPEDCRVVAGIHDSNASLLPHILRRKSPFTVLSTGTWLITFAIGGSMSNLDPARDCLANVDAFGRPVPSARFMAGREFERLTEGTKAEPTDADILSVVEKGIMAMPSFAPGTGPYAFLDGHWTVDPETLTAGQRVAAASLYCALVATTCMQLTSSAGPIIVEGPLSRNTLFLGALAAIAGRPVTARADATGTTEGAALLADGPKGAGPGAPDAAPSAPLPIDLSTYTAAWRAALD from the coding sequence ATGTCGCTTCCCGCCTGCACCGTCGTGCTCGATATCGGAAAGACAAACGCCAAGCTGGCGCTGGTCGACGCCGGATCGCGCGCGATCGTCGAGATCCGCACGACGGCCAACGAGGTCCTGCGCGAGGGTCTCTATCCGCATTTCGACACCGACCGCCTGTGGAGCTGGATCGTCGCCGGCCTCAAGGACTATGCCGCGAAGGGCAGCATCGGCTGCATCTCGACGACGACCCATGGCGCGGCCGTCGCCATTCTCGGCCCCGACGGCCTCGTCCTCCCGATCCTCGACTATGAATACACCGGACCCGACTCCGTCGCCGAGGCCTACCGGCCGCTACGCGGCGCCTTCTGGGAGACCCTGTCGCCCGACCTTCCGGCCGGTCTCAACGCCGGCCGGCAGATCTACTGGCTCGAGGAGACGTTCCCCTCCGCCTTCGGCCGGGCGACGGCGATCCTCATGTATCCGCAATACTGGGTCTGGCGGCTCACCGGCGCGCTCGCGGCCGAGCCGACCTCGCTCGGCTGCCACAGCGATCTCTGGAACCCCGAGGCCGGCACCTTCTCGCGCCTCGCAGAGGATCGCGGCTGGGCGAAGCTCATCCCGCCCGTGACGCAGCCATGGGAGACCGCCGGCACGATCCGACCTGCGCTCGCGGCGAAGACCGGCCTTCCCGAGGACTGCCGCGTCGTCGCCGGCATCCACGATTCGAATGCCAGCCTGCTGCCGCATATCCTGCGGCGGAAGTCGCCTTTCACGGTGCTTTCGACGGGCACATGGCTGATCACATTCGCCATCGGCGGCTCGATGTCCAATCTCGACCCGGCCCGCGACTGCCTCGCCAATGTCGATGCCTTCGGACGCCCCGTTCCCTCGGCCCGCTTCATGGCCGGCCGCGAGTTCGAGCGGCTCACGGAAGGCACCAAGGCCGAGCCGACCGACGCCGACATCCTCTCGGTCGTGGAGAAGGGCATCATGGCGATGCCCTCGTTTGCGCCGGGCACCGGCCCCTACGCCTTCCTCGACGGCCACTGGACGGTCGATCCCGAGACGCTCACCGCGGGCCAGCGCGTCGCTGCCGCCAGTCTCTACTGCGCGCTCGTCGCGACCACCTGCATGCAGCTGACGAGTTCGGCCGGCCCGATCATCGTCGAGGGGCCGTTGTCGCGGAACACGCTGTTCCTCGGCGCGCTCGCGGCGATTGCCGGCCGCCCGGTGACCGCCCGCGCAGATGCGACGGGCACGACCGAGGGCGCCGCGCTGCTCGCGGACGGGCCGAAGGGCGCGGGCCCCGGCGCTCCCGACGCGGCGCCGTCTGCCCCTCTGCCGATCGATCTCTCCACCTATACGGCGGCCTGGCGCGCTGCGCTCGACTGA